One window of bacterium genomic DNA carries:
- the rpsF gene encoding 30S ribosomal protein S6, with amino-acid sequence MNEYETVYIVKPDAAPARFEKIAEKLAAALEKNEGKVLNQKDWGNRRLAYFINKTSQGHYMYTNYCGKGSVVAEVERVLKLDEDVIRYLTVSLSKDFDPASQGKGQVVNVPEEARLIPED; translated from the coding sequence ATGAACGAATACGAAACCGTCTATATTGTGAAGCCCGATGCGGCTCCCGCCCGTTTTGAAAAAATTGCCGAAAAGTTAGCTGCCGCGCTTGAAAAAAACGAAGGCAAAGTGCTTAACCAAAAAGATTGGGGCAATCGTCGTTTGGCTTATTTTATCAATAAAACCAGCCAGGGCCATTACATGTACACCAACTACTGTGGTAAAGGCTCGGTTGTGGCCGAAGTGGAACGTGTTTTAAAATTGGATGAAGATGTTATCCGCTACTTAACTGTTAGTTTATCTAAAGATTTTGACCCCGCCTCTCAGGGCAAGGGCCAAGTGGTTAATGTTCCCGAAGAAGCCCGTTTAATCCCTGAAGATTAA
- a CDS encoding glycosyltransferase, which produces MFVSVIIPTYNRLVVLKRAIESVLCQTHRDFELIIVDDGSTDGTVEFLRTIEDERLRVISISHAGVSAARNKGITNSRSELVAFLDSDDEWMDDKLEKQLQYIHNNPDVRVVQTEEIWVRDGKRVNPMKKHKKHSGWIFEPCIPLCIVSPSAVMIHQEVFKKCGMFDESLPACEDYDLWLRIALEYPIITMDEKLIVKYGGHADQLSRTTPVMDSYRILALKKILNHPKITPSQKKMVEESIAAREKIIQQGALKRLGKPLTSL; this is translated from the coding sequence ATGTTTGTTTCCGTCATCATTCCTACTTACAACCGCCTTGTTGTTTTAAAACGAGCCATTGAATCTGTTTTATGTCAAACCCATCGTGATTTTGAACTTATCATTGTTGATGATGGCTCAACGGATGGGACTGTCGAGTTTTTAAGGACGATAGAAGATGAACGTTTGCGCGTTATTTCTATTTCTCATGCAGGTGTGTCTGCCGCTCGTAATAAAGGAATAACAAACTCACGCAGTGAGCTTGTTGCCTTTTTGGATTCGGATGATGAGTGGATGGATGATAAGTTAGAAAAGCAGCTTCAATATATTCACAATAATCCCGATGTACGAGTGGTTCAAACCGAAGAAATTTGGGTGAGGGATGGTAAACGTGTGAATCCCATGAAAAAGCACAAAAAGCATTCGGGGTGGATATTTGAGCCGTGTATACCCTTATGTATTGTATCTCCATCGGCGGTGATGATTCATCAGGAAGTTTTTAAAAAATGTGGTATGTTTGATGAAAGCTTGCCGGCTTGTGAAGATTATGATTTGTGGCTAAGGATAGCGTTGGAGTATCCCATTATCACGATGGATGAAAAACTGATTGTAAAGTACGGTGGCCATGCCGATCAGTTGAGCCGCACAACACCGGTGATGGATTCTTACCGGATTTTAGCCTTGAAGAAAATATTAAATCATCCCAAAATAACGCCTTCTCAAAAAAAGATGGTGGAAGAGAGTATTGCGGCTCGGGAAAAAATTATTCAACAGGGAGCGTTGAAGAGGCTGGGTAAGCCACTAACATCCCTATAA
- the rpsR gene encoding 30S ribosomal protein S18, which translates to MPRKKFEKKDFKKKNMVLRKRACRFCVDKEIPIDYKLPRQLTTFLTERGKLVSRRMTGNCAYHQRCVVEAVKRARFLALLPYSVTHSMV; encoded by the coding sequence ATGCCTCGTAAAAAGTTTGAGAAAAAAGATTTTAAGAAAAAAAATATGGTGTTGCGCAAAAGAGCCTGTCGTTTTTGCGTAGATAAAGAAATTCCCATCGATTACAAATTACCTCGCCAGCTTACCACTTTTTTAACCGAAAGAGGCAAGTTGGTATCGCGCCGCATGACCGGTAACTGCGCGTATCATCAACGTTGCGTAGTAGAAGCCGTAAAGCGCGCTCGCTTTTTAGCGTTATTGCCGTACTCGGTAACGCATTCTATGGTATAA
- the rplI gene encoding 50S ribosomal protein L9, whose amino-acid sequence MQVILQETVKNLGLVGDVVNVAPGYFRNYLAPRSLALLANPKSLKMVEHQKRLIDAKKAKAKEKSQQQKMKLETSVFSIEHAAGAGDKLFGSITSQEITLKINEQGFDIDRKLILLDQPLKTVGDHVVKIKLHPEVVAEVKIAVKAKETPKEDREEAAPKKSRRKKEEPKEEVTEEVSDNE is encoded by the coding sequence ATGCAGGTTATTTTACAGGAAACAGTTAAAAATTTAGGTTTGGTAGGGGATGTGGTTAATGTGGCCCCCGGTTATTTTCGCAATTATTTAGCTCCTCGTAGCTTGGCATTGCTTGCTAATCCCAAAAGCCTAAAAATGGTAGAACATCAAAAGCGTTTAATTGATGCCAAGAAGGCCAAAGCCAAAGAAAAAAGCCAGCAACAAAAAATGAAGCTTGAAACCAGCGTGTTTTCTATTGAACATGCAGCAGGTGCCGGCGATAAACTTTTTGGTTCTATTACTTCCCAGGAAATTACTTTAAAAATTAATGAACAAGGCTTTGATATTGATAGAAAATTAATTTTACTGGATCAGCCCCTTAAAACGGTGGGCGACCATGTTGTTAAAATTAAACTGCATCCTGAAGTGGTAGCCGAAGTAAAAATTGCTGTAAAAGCCAAAGAAACTCCTAAGGAAGACAGAGAAGAAGCAGCTCCTAAAAAATCGCGCCGTAAAAAAGAAGAGCCTAAAGAAGAAGTTACTGAAGAAGTTAGCGATAACGAATAA
- the pth gene encoding aminoacyl-tRNA hydrolase, with the protein MKLIVGLGNPGSEYAKTRHNFGFMVVDLLAETLKSSFKDSKYKAEIASAEINGEKVLLVKPQTFMNVSGEAVQPLAHFYKVAPQDILVVFDDLDLPFGRMRLAAKGGAAGHNGIKSLISHLGTQEFPRLKMGIGRPPGVMEVTDFVLSAFVKTQKKVLEELLIVGVNACTAFVKEGLTTAMNAFNGTQIDE; encoded by the coding sequence ATGAAATTAATTGTAGGCCTAGGAAATCCTGGAAGTGAATACGCTAAAACCCGTCATAATTTTGGGTTTATGGTGGTAGATTTACTAGCCGAAACTCTCAAATCTTCTTTTAAAGATTCCAAATACAAAGCTGAAATAGCCAGTGCCGAAATAAATGGCGAAAAAGTTCTGCTCGTAAAACCGCAAACATTTATGAATGTGTCGGGTGAGGCTGTGCAGCCATTAGCTCATTTTTATAAAGTAGCCCCTCAAGACATTTTGGTTGTTTTTGATGATCTCGATTTACCTTTTGGCCGCATGCGCTTAGCTGCCAAGGGTGGGGCGGCAGGGCATAATGGTATTAAATCGCTTATTAGTCACTTGGGCACTCAAGAATTTCCACGCTTAAAAATGGGCATTGGCCGTCCACCGGGTGTGATGGAGGTTACTGATTTTGTATTAAGCGCTTTTGTCAAAACTCAAAAAAAGGTTTTAGAAGAGCTGCTTATTGTAGGGGTAAATGCCTGTACAGCCTTTGTAAAAGAGGGCTTAACCACCGCCATGAATGCCTTTAACGGCACCCAAATTGACGAGTAA
- a CDS encoding YybS family protein: MANTPTSDAAGKLSLLFGVGATLALYLSGFFVVLTPLPLFYVGFRYGRGAFINATLATLAVLLPIYFFALEPLNHFYKTNPHFAWILPVPGMGLISSLGPESASMFGILFYFILVLTSFALDRIFKTSVPLFEPIFTYVALIFLLTLASYYVMVNLHASDPLAMLKSHYLQSLDDFIKIQKEAGMSLSQLAFLNEYKETLVTNMLRLTPAFVFSFYMVLIVVNYYAAKRLFAGQLILMQRVQFGQYVVPFNFVWIVIAFLALLLFSLYTKPIPALVDIAANGLVVFGILYLFQGLAIISYFLSKKNIGFLGVSLCFLIIVFLFQLLGPVLVLGGFFDSWIHFRKLGEKPGQPDN; this comes from the coding sequence ATGGCCAACACACCCACATCCGATGCTGCGGGTAAACTCTCACTTCTTTTTGGAGTAGGAGCTACCTTGGCTCTTTATTTGAGCGGTTTTTTTGTTGTTTTAACACCGCTTCCTTTGTTTTATGTGGGATTTCGTTATGGTAGAGGTGCTTTTATAAATGCAACCTTGGCTACGCTGGCGGTGTTGTTACCCATTTACTTTTTTGCGCTAGAACCTCTCAATCATTTTTATAAAACAAACCCTCATTTTGCATGGATCTTACCTGTACCTGGTATGGGGCTTATTTCATCTTTGGGGCCAGAGAGCGCCTCTATGTTTGGCATTTTGTTTTATTTTATTTTGGTTCTTACCTCATTTGCCTTAGACCGCATTTTTAAAACGTCGGTTCCACTGTTTGAACCTATCTTTACTTATGTTGCACTTATCTTTTTGCTTACTCTTGCAAGTTACTATGTGATGGTCAACTTGCATGCTAGTGATCCGCTGGCCATGCTCAAATCTCATTATCTGCAATCACTTGATGATTTTATTAAAATTCAAAAAGAGGCGGGCATGTCGCTGTCGCAGTTGGCCTTTTTAAACGAGTATAAAGAAACCTTGGTCACAAATATGTTACGACTCACACCCGCCTTTGTGTTTTCATTTTATATGGTGCTGATTGTTGTGAATTATTATGCTGCCAAACGGCTTTTTGCAGGCCAACTTATTTTGATGCAACGGGTGCAGTTTGGCCAATATGTGGTGCCTTTTAATTTTGTATGGATTGTTATTGCTTTTTTAGCCCTTCTTTTATTTTCGTTATATACCAAGCCTATTCCAGCCTTAGTAGATATAGCGGCTAATGGGCTTGTGGTTTTTGGAATACTCTATTTATTTCAAGGACTTGCCATTATTTCTTATTTTTTATCTAAAAAGAATATTGGTTTTTTGGGTGTATCGTTGTGTTTTTTAATTATCGTGTTTCTTTTTCAACTCTTAGGGCCAGTTCTTGTATTAGGTGGCTTTTTTGATTCGTGGATCCATTTTAGGAAGCTGGGCGAAAAACCCGGCCAACCTGATAATTAG
- a CDS encoding ribose-phosphate pyrophosphokinase has product MASFKDIRLFTGNANPKLAAEIAEFLGFPLAKATTKRFSDGEVWVEVHENVRMMDAYIIQPTCAPANEHIMELLIMIDALKRASVSTVTAVLPYYGYARQDRKVQPRTPISSKLVADLLTSAGADRVVSIDLHAAQIQGFFDIPFDHLYALTVFMDYFKTKPIEDVVVVSPDTGGAERARAYAKRMGGSLALIDKRRPAPNQSEVMHVIGDVNGKNAIIVDDIVDTAGTLCTAAQALIDRGAKKVYAFITHPVLSGPAIERIQKSALEKLVITNTIPLTEAGAKCSKIEQISVAPLLGEAIHRIANGDSVSSLFI; this is encoded by the coding sequence ATGGCATCATTTAAAGACATACGTTTGTTTACTGGAAATGCGAATCCTAAATTGGCGGCCGAGATTGCTGAGTTTTTGGGTTTTCCGTTAGCCAAAGCCACCACCAAGCGTTTTAGCGATGGCGAAGTGTGGGTGGAAGTGCATGAGAATGTGCGCATGATGGATGCTTATATCATCCAGCCTACTTGTGCTCCGGCTAATGAGCATATCATGGAACTGCTTATCATGATCGATGCTTTAAAACGTGCCTCCGTTTCTACGGTTACCGCTGTGCTTCCTTATTATGGTTATGCTCGTCAAGATCGTAAAGTTCAGCCGCGTACTCCCATTAGTTCTAAATTAGTTGCCGATCTCTTAACCTCGGCCGGTGCCGATCGTGTGGTATCGATTGATTTGCATGCCGCCCAAATTCAAGGTTTTTTTGATATCCCGTTTGATCACTTATACGCTCTTACCGTGTTCATGGATTATTTTAAAACTAAGCCCATTGAAGACGTGGTTGTTGTATCGCCTGATACTGGTGGTGCAGAGCGCGCCCGTGCCTATGCTAAACGTATGGGTGGGTCGCTCGCGTTAATCGATAAGCGTCGTCCGGCGCCTAATCAATCTGAAGTGATGCATGTGATTGGGGATGTAAACGGTAAAAATGCCATCATCGTAGATGATATTGTAGATACTGCCGGTACCTTGTGTACGGCGGCTCAGGCGTTAATTGATCGTGGCGCTAAAAAAGTTTATGCGTTTATTACGCACCCCGTATTATCGGGTCCGGCAATTGAACGGATACAAAAATCGGCTTTGGAAAAATTGGTGATTACCAACACCATTCCGCTTACAGAAGCGGGAGCAAAATGTTCCAAAATCGAACAAATTTCGGTTGCACCCTTGTTGGGTGAAGCCATACACCGTATTGCCAATGGCGATTCAGTGTCTTCGTTGTTTATATAG
- a CDS encoding 50S ribosomal protein L25/general stress protein Ctc: MSQVTLNASVRDKTGGGASYQLRTKGFIPATYYGKGENNLNISVNPKELEKAISGDLGTNTLINLKVEGKGEYNVLLKDYQAHPIKRHFTHADFIKVDLTKKIRIAIPVHLTGRAVGVKEGGILEHVTREITVSCLPTAIPKEITVDITELKIGHNLHLSNLKLPEGVEAVAHSDLTIASVVAPREEEVVAAPVEGAAAAPAEPEVTKQKAPVAEEAAGKDGKAAPKKDEKKK; the protein is encoded by the coding sequence ATGTCGCAAGTTACTTTAAATGCAAGCGTTCGCGATAAAACCGGTGGTGGAGCCAGCTACCAATTACGCACCAAGGGTTTTATCCCTGCTACTTACTATGGCAAAGGTGAAAATAATTTGAATATTTCAGTAAATCCTAAAGAACTTGAAAAAGCTATTTCGGGTGATTTGGGAACTAATACCCTTATTAATTTAAAAGTAGAAGGTAAGGGCGAATACAATGTGCTCTTAAAAGATTATCAGGCCCATCCCATTAAACGTCATTTTACGCATGCCGATTTTATTAAAGTGGATCTCACCAAAAAAATCCGTATTGCTATTCCTGTACATTTAACCGGCCGTGCTGTGGGTGTAAAAGAAGGTGGTATTTTGGAGCACGTCACCCGCGAAATTACGGTATCGTGTTTGCCTACCGCTATTCCTAAAGAAATTACTGTAGATATTACCGAGCTAAAAATTGGTCATAATTTACACTTGAGCAATCTTAAGTTGCCCGAAGGTGTAGAAGCTGTGGCTCATAGCGATTTAACGATCGCCTCGGTTGTTGCTCCTCGTGAAGAAGAAGTGGTTGCTGCTCCTGTTGAAGGTGCTGCAGCAGCTCCTGCCGAACCTGAAGTTACCAAGCAAAAGGCTCCTGTTGCTGAAGAAGCCGCTGGTAAAGATGGTAAAGCCGCTCCTAAAAAGGACGAGAAGAAGAAATAG
- a CDS encoding 4-(cytidine 5'-diphospho)-2-C-methyl-D-erythritol kinase has translation MKVLKFKSPGKVNLRLDVMNKRPDGYHELRMLNSAVSIYDDVELEIVERGITVECENDPTVPNGEENIVYKVCKEIMAYSNKNVGIKVKIKKNIPAGSGMGGGSSNAAAVLMGLNTLLKISLPREKLMKIGTRFGADIPFFLFGAPAIATGIGENLTKLKKLPKMPMVIVAPNVTVSTKSVYDKYVPKPNLPEYKEEIPMEYTSKKAVLKVLRNDLEDVTLKKYPIVSEIKDLLIKNGALGAQMTGSGPSVFGIFADKETADKAGKKLESKSQGQWRVFVTENI, from the coding sequence ATGAAAGTTCTCAAGTTTAAATCACCCGGAAAAGTTAACTTACGTCTGGATGTTATGAATAAAAGACCGGACGGTTATCATGAATTACGCATGCTTAATAGCGCCGTATCTATTTACGATGATGTGGAGCTTGAAATTGTGGAGCGGGGCATTACGGTAGAATGTGAAAATGATCCTACTGTGCCTAACGGCGAAGAAAATATAGTTTATAAAGTGTGCAAAGAAATTATGGCTTATTCCAACAAAAACGTTGGGATTAAGGTGAAAATTAAAAAGAACATTCCGGCAGGCTCGGGTATGGGTGGGGGTTCTAGTAATGCAGCTGCAGTTTTAATGGGGCTTAATACGCTTCTTAAAATTTCTCTCCCTCGCGAAAAGCTCATGAAAATTGGAACCCGTTTTGGTGCCGATATTCCGTTTTTTCTTTTTGGTGCTCCTGCTATTGCCACCGGCATTGGTGAAAATTTAACTAAACTTAAAAAGTTACCTAAAATGCCTATGGTGATTGTGGCGCCCAACGTAACGGTATCTACCAAAAGTGTTTACGATAAATATGTTCCCAAGCCTAATCTTCCCGAATACAAAGAAGAAATTCCCATGGAGTACACTTCTAAAAAAGCGGTTCTTAAAGTATTGAGAAACGATTTGGAAGACGTCACTCTTAAAAAGTATCCCATCGTGAGTGAAATTAAAGATCTCCTCATTAAAAATGGTGCTCTGGGTGCCCAGATGACAGGTTCGGGTCCCAGTGTATTTGGTATTTTTGCCGATAAGGAAACTGCTGATAAAGCTGGCAAAAAACTGGAATCCAAAAGCCAGGGACAGTGGAGAGTATTTGTAACGGAAAATATTTAA
- the dnaB gene encoding replicative DNA helicase: MFQASVRRETRLSPKIPPQNIEAEKAVLGAILIDHDSINKVSDLITPEAFYLDSHTKIFSAMLTLNEKSEPTDFLTVSNFLQSQGTLELVGGASYLSSLADSIPSSANVVSYARIIHDRSMVRRLIEASADIATKGYENPDDAQMLIDSAEQIIFSLSENRARSGFANVKDIVIDSFKKIEELVENQKTITGVATGFNDLDNMTCGFQPGDLVIIAARPSMGKTAFALNIAEHAAIREGQPVAIYSLEMSKESLVTRMLCAEARLDSQKLRKGQLEERDWPNLTRAAGHLSEAKIFIDDTASPTVMEMRAKARRLKKEHGVGLIIVDYLQLVRGSAGAQSREQEISEISRSLKALAKELKVPVIALSQLNRAVESRTNRRPQLSDLRESGAIEQDADVISFIYRDEVYNETTPDKGVAEIIIGKQRNGPTGTVRLAFINQSTRFENLAFDNQSQFGAPPPAFDPADSF; this comes from the coding sequence ATGTTTCAGGCCTCCGTCAGAAGAGAAACTCGATTATCACCTAAAATTCCACCCCAAAACATAGAAGCCGAAAAGGCGGTGTTGGGTGCTATTTTAATTGATCACGATTCCATCAACAAAGTTTCCGATCTTATCACTCCCGAAGCTTTTTATCTCGATAGTCATACTAAAATTTTTAGTGCCATGCTGACCTTAAATGAAAAGTCGGAGCCTACCGATTTTTTAACGGTGAGTAATTTTTTGCAAAGTCAGGGAACCTTAGAACTTGTAGGGGGAGCTTCCTATTTATCAAGCCTTGCCGATTCTATTCCTTCATCGGCCAATGTGGTGTCGTACGCACGTATTATCCATGATCGTTCCATGGTGCGTAGGCTTATTGAAGCTAGTGCCGACATTGCCACCAAGGGTTATGAAAATCCTGATGATGCCCAAATGCTGATAGATAGCGCCGAACAAATTATTTTTAGTCTTTCCGAAAACCGTGCTCGATCTGGTTTTGCCAATGTAAAAGATATTGTTATCGACAGTTTTAAAAAGATTGAAGAACTGGTAGAAAACCAAAAAACCATTACGGGTGTGGCTACCGGTTTTAACGATTTAGATAATATGACCTGCGGTTTTCAGCCGGGTGATTTGGTTATTATTGCTGCCCGTCCTTCTATGGGTAAAACGGCCTTTGCTTTAAATATTGCCGAGCATGCTGCTATCCGAGAGGGACAGCCTGTTGCTATTTATTCGTTGGAAATGTCTAAAGAATCGCTGGTTACCCGTATGTTGTGCGCGGAAGCCAGGCTTGATTCGCAAAAGTTGCGTAAGGGACAACTGGAAGAGCGTGATTGGCCTAATTTAACGCGTGCAGCCGGACATCTTTCTGAAGCAAAAATTTTTATCGATGATACAGCTAGTCCAACCGTTATGGAAATGCGTGCTAAAGCACGCCGTTTAAAAAAGGAACATGGAGTAGGGCTTATTATTGTAGATTATCTTCAATTAGTGCGTGGTTCGGCCGGTGCCCAAAGCCGTGAACAAGAAATTTCGGAAATTTCACGTTCTCTTAAAGCGCTGGCTAAAGAATTAAAAGTGCCGGTGATTGCCTTGTCGCAGCTTAACCGTGCTGTAGAAAGCCGTACTAACCGCCGTCCTCAACTTTCCGATTTGCGTGAATCGGGTGCTATTGAACAAGACGCCGATGTGATTTCTTTTATTTACCGTGACGAAGTGTATAACGAAACCACACCCGATAAGGGAGTGGCAGAAATTATTATTGGCAAGCAACGTAACGGCCCCACCGGTACGGTGCGTTTGGCTTTCATTAATCAATCTACCCGTTTTGAAAATTTAGCTTTTGATAATCAAAGCCAATTTGGTGCACCGCCTCCGGCTTTTGATCCGGCCGATAGCTTTTAG
- the rph gene encoding ribonuclease PH, producing MRKANQLRPVKITKNFTRYAEGSVLIAQGHTKVICTASIEEEVPRHKKNSGEGWVTAEYQMLPRATHTRSPREAQKGKIGGRTMEISRLIGRALRSVIDLRKLGERSITIDCDVIQADGGTRCASINGGYVALALACQKLLKSGKVTQNPITGTVAAISAGVCDGTVTLDLDYELDSAAEVDMNFVMNGEGNFVEVQGTAEHKAFSFKDLVAMKDVASKGIEQVIALQKKALK from the coding sequence ATGCGTAAAGCTAATCAATTGCGTCCGGTTAAAATAACCAAAAACTTCACTCGTTATGCTGAAGGTAGTGTTCTTATTGCACAAGGTCACACCAAGGTAATTTGCACGGCATCTATTGAAGAAGAAGTGCCCAGACATAAAAAGAACAGTGGTGAAGGCTGGGTAACGGCCGAATACCAAATGCTGCCTCGCGCCACGCACACCCGTAGCCCTCGTGAAGCTCAAAAAGGAAAAATTGGTGGCCGCACTATGGAAATTTCGCGTCTCATTGGACGTGCCTTACGTTCGGTGATTGATTTAAGAAAATTGGGTGAACGCTCCATCACCATCGACTGCGATGTGATTCAAGCCGACGGCGGGACGCGTTGTGCCAGTATTAACGGAGGTTATGTAGCGCTTGCTTTGGCTTGCCAAAAATTATTAAAATCGGGCAAGGTAACGCAAAACCCTATCACGGGTACTGTAGCAGCCATCAGCGCCGGTGTGTGCGATGGTACGGTGACGCTTGATTTAGATTACGAGCTGGATAGTGCCGCCGAAGTGGATATGAATTTTGTAATGAACGGTGAGGGCAATTTTGTGGAGGTACAGGGTACAGCTGAGCATAAGGCGTTTAGCTTTAAAGATCTTGTTGCCATGAAAGATGTGGCCTCCAAGGGGATTGAGCAAGTGATTGCGTTACAAAAGAAAGCTTTGAAGTAG